One window of Microbacterium sp. Root61 genomic DNA carries:
- a CDS encoding tautomerase family protein has product MPSSLIEVRRTYSQQEQVALMDAVHGALVVAFKIPEEDRFIRVLSYEPHAMVNGLAAGRADSYMRVTIDCFSGRSIEAKRNLYREIVERLELLDIPRENVSILLRESVPENWCAGGRAASDYDLGFDITV; this is encoded by the coding sequence ATGCCCAGTTCTTTGATCGAGGTTCGTCGCACCTACTCGCAGCAGGAGCAGGTCGCTCTGATGGATGCGGTGCACGGGGCGCTCGTCGTTGCGTTCAAGATCCCGGAGGAAGACCGATTCATCCGAGTGCTCTCCTACGAGCCTCACGCGATGGTGAATGGCCTCGCGGCGGGACGAGCGGACAGCTACATGCGCGTCACGATCGACTGTTTCTCGGGACGCTCGATTGAGGCCAAGCGGAACCTGTACCGAGAGATCGTAGAGCGCCTCGAACTGCTCGACATTCCGCGAGAGAACGTGTCGATACTCCTTCGCGAGAGCGTGCCCGAGAACTGGTGTGCCGGCGGGCGCGCAGCCAGCGACTACGACCTCGGCTTCGATATCACGGTGTGA
- a CDS encoding nitroreductase family deazaflavin-dependent oxidoreductase, translated as MTRANDVLRAAVAPLTRTRWWRALATTALPPIERFVSRVSGGRVQLTAFLVPSLVLHTFGAKSGEPRDAPLMYTADGSGRAIVAGTNWAGAKHPAWTANLLAYPDAEITVRGRRMAVHATLIPDEEREAVWAIMEAQWPDYREYERDSGRTVRIFRLQPVRRKA; from the coding sequence ATGACCCGTGCCAACGACGTCCTCCGCGCAGCGGTCGCGCCGCTCACCCGCACCCGCTGGTGGCGCGCTCTGGCCACCACCGCGCTGCCCCCGATCGAGCGTTTCGTCAGCCGCGTGTCCGGTGGGCGCGTGCAGCTGACCGCGTTCCTGGTCCCCTCCCTCGTGCTCCACACGTTCGGCGCGAAGTCCGGCGAGCCGCGGGATGCGCCGCTCATGTACACGGCCGACGGCTCCGGTCGTGCGATCGTCGCGGGGACGAACTGGGCCGGGGCGAAGCATCCCGCCTGGACGGCCAATCTGCTCGCGTACCCGGACGCCGAGATCACGGTGCGCGGTCGCCGCATGGCCGTGCACGCCACCCTCATCCCCGACGAAGAGCGGGAAGCCGTGTGGGCGATCATGGAGGCCCAATGGCCGGACTACCGGGAGTACGAGCGCGACTCCGGTCGGACCGTCCGCATCTTCCGTCTGCAGCCGGTGCGACGCAAAGCCTGA
- a CDS encoding nitroreductase family deazaflavin-dependent oxidoreductase has protein sequence MSTAVDVLRSVLAPLTRTQLFRRFAPSVLPPIERLIAAVTGRRVQLSALLVPSLVLHTIGAKSGEQRDAPLMYTPDGQGRAIVAGTNFAGTRHPAWTSNLLAHPDVSITVRGKTMPVHAYAIPEEERDAAWARIEAQWPGYRAYERESGRTVRLFRLQPVREASPS, from the coding sequence ATGTCAACGGCCGTCGATGTACTCAGGAGTGTCCTCGCTCCCCTCACCCGTACGCAGCTCTTCCGTCGATTCGCGCCGAGTGTGCTCCCTCCGATCGAGCGACTGATCGCGGCCGTCACCGGGCGCCGTGTGCAGCTCAGCGCCCTGCTGGTCCCCTCCCTCGTGCTGCACACGATCGGGGCGAAGTCCGGCGAGCAGCGCGATGCACCGCTGATGTACACCCCCGACGGGCAGGGCCGCGCCATCGTGGCGGGGACCAACTTCGCCGGGACACGGCATCCGGCGTGGACGAGCAATCTGCTCGCTCATCCCGATGTGTCGATCACGGTGCGCGGCAAGACCATGCCGGTGCACGCATATGCCATCCCGGAGGAGGAGCGCGACGCCGCCTGGGCGCGGATCGAAGCGCAATGGCCGGGGTACCGCGCGTACGAGCGAGAGTCCGGGCGCACCGTCCGCCTGTTCCGGCTGCAGCCGGTGCGCGAGGCCTCTCCGAGCTGA